A stretch of Palaemon carinicauda isolate YSFRI2023 chromosome 36, ASM3689809v2, whole genome shotgun sequence DNA encodes these proteins:
- the LOC137628630 gene encoding uncharacterized protein: MTGRGREVTDLMREKKVDVMCVQETRWKGNKAKQLGDGCKLYHGGANKQSRNEVGIVLSGELKNPLIEVHIIRLKTCWGGEILNIISAYAPQVGCTEDEKEISGETWIE, translated from the coding sequence atgactgggagaggtagagaagtgactgacttgatgagggaaaagaaagTAGAtgttatgtgtgtgcaggaaacacgatggaagggaaataaagctaaacaGTTGGGTGATGGATGTAAGTTATATCATGGAGGAGCAAATAAACAAAGTAGAAATgaagttggcatagtactgtctggtgagctgaaaaatccGCTGATAGAGGTGCATATCATCAGATTGAAGACGTGTTggggaggagagattctgaatattataagtgcatatgcaccacaagttggttgcacagaagatgaGAAGGagatttctggagagacatggattgAGTAA